In Sphaerospermopsis torques-reginae ITEP-024, the genomic window TTTCTGATTGACTCAAAGCAATTTCAGCAGTTTGAACTAACTGCATATCTTCTAATTCTTGCAATCTATTAATTAATTTTTGGTAGCTATCGGCGGAAATAATTACATGACTAGGACGTGATTGTTTAGTTAGTAATACGGGTTCAATAGCAGCTTTATCAAAAACTTCACCGTGTTTATTTCGGGCATCTGTCAGAGTATAGGTTTGCATAGGATGACTATTTTAGACATTTTGACTATATTTTAGCATAAATTCGCTTTCTCTGGTAATTGAAGATAAAATTCCTATTTTTATCCTGTTCATCCTTTAATCCTGGATATCCTGATTCTGACAATATAGAATTTTGCTGCTATATAAAACCTAGACAAAGCTAGACTTTACTTTCTACTTCAACAGGAGCATGGGAGCGGTTATCCCTCGGTAGACTTTCACGCTTTAGCCAAACGCGATAAATTAATTGCAGCATTCAGATCCCTATCCATCTCAAAACTACAGTTCT contains:
- a CDS encoding type II toxin-antitoxin system Phd/YefM family antitoxin, yielding MQTYTLTDARNKHGEVFDKAAIEPVLLTKQSRPSHVIISADSYQKLINRLQELEDMQLVQTAEIALSQSEMVGTEAFTSALEHLANGAA